From the genome of Malus sylvestris chromosome 13, drMalSylv7.2, whole genome shotgun sequence:
ccctcacaattaggggagaccatttctgaggccaattcctaaggctcctcaccctctcaacgctctcactctcagagctctctctctccctcacttctcagagaaatacaatacaatcagtgtggacgtagcccaaaccttggggtgaaccacgatacattttgtgttatttacattacttacagattcacggtcagatttacgttgttctaagacctccggttttgtgcatcaacaagtttaaataggaaaccttttattttctattttattattattttatgtttcctaatttgattctaagaccttttataagaaggattttattttgtagtagtataaataaggtttTTTAGCCATTAGGTTAGAGGGGAGAACGCACGCATTTTGGCTTTAGAGAGCTTTTGacgattcaaaaaaaaaaaaaaaaaaaacttttatattgaaaatacataacaaagtatcaaaattctaccaaaataaccaataaattaatactaagaatagggtaaaatatatagtataatatcacCTCATCAAATATCCCCAAACTTaactttttgcttgtcctcaagcaaaacaaaactcaaaacaaagataaaaagTAGAAAACTTAAAAACTTTATTTAAATTCAACAAAGACAAAATTTCACCTTCAAATtgcaatccatagaaaacattaaaaattagaacatCTTTCCAAAAGTTTTCAACTAATCCCACcacagagtctaagccatttagaatcaattagaaaaaaattcatgAACTTCCTTTtgtgtaaagtgaaccaacataatTAAGAAGACTTGACTAAAACTCTTACTGTTTAATGCAAGAATCACTGCTGATCAGGCAAGACTGGCCCGGTTACTAGGTAAAGCCTCGGGTGGAACAATTGTTACTTTATAACATTAACTAactttacttaaaacaaaaattaaaattaaacttagactaaaagtaagtgtttcaatctcaTTCTCCACGAACCATGTTGGCGTGAATGTGcaaattttcaaagtataactcatgaattagtgtttaagcaacgataaatagaaaagactctacTGTGGGATTAACCTTCACCATGTCCATTTATTCTAACTTTTAAAATAATgtatggatattaacttaaattttgaaatttttttattgactcaaaaattaaaaatatgtagTTCTGGGATTGGTGAAGTATTGTATAAACACAACCCATGGCCCCTAACATGAAACATAAATCCTAGTTAAACTTCTAAATATTAATTCATCTTACAAAGAACCGATATATTCCATGAATCATTAATATAGGAACTTGGAATTAAACACCCTACCTTAGTAGCCTCCAAAACTGAGCAGATGCTTGGGGTGCCAAAATAAGCCTATTGAAGCTTCAGTCCTTGGAAAAAATGgaaatttttggaaaaaaaactggaaaatatggtacaaaagtGTTATCTTCAAGGatgtaagaccatctccaaccgaagggtctagagggccaaaaatagcctgaaaaccGTTTTCAATGgaaggctaggccagagggctcatgGGGCCCATGGAATttgaaagggccaaagggctggttggaattttttttaatgttgtcggttttgctgtcggttataattGACAGTAATAAAAGAAATagtgttggttataaccgacacaaatAGCATTGAAAACTTTGATTATAAAGGCTAGCTGACATCAACTAGtcgttattttttaattttttttttacattttttttcacaattttttttaaattgttttttttttaattctattttttttcctataacttcctaagcccttataaaacattaaattaaattaagtaacatgaaataacattaaacaatacgaaacaacattaaataacactAAATTtagttggatttgaatttaagttgtagtttttaaataataaattatgtttggtcctataaccctttggccctcggttggagacattttttgtgatagggctaaaacgagccctataaccttttagccctcggttggagatgaaagCAAATacggccctgtactgttcattaaaatattaatttcatgGGAGGGCAAAGGGCTAAAACAAGCCATCTGGCCaaccctcggttagagatggcctaagacCCCAACCTGAGCTCATCCCAAAAACCCCGATCTCACtcttcagagctctctctcgaCATCCCTGTGTTCAAAATTAGAGCTCCCTCAACCCAAAACCCCCCACCTCTCTTCTGAGGTCTCTCGACTTCCCTCTCTTCGAAACCTCTCTTATGAGCACTCTCTCGACTTTCCTTTCTTTCAAAATCAGAGCTCATAGCTCTCTCTTGACATCTCTATCTCTCAACCCAAAAACTCAAAGCTCACAATTATGACGCCATCGATTGTAAGTTTTTACAATTTATATGtgtgtatttttgtcattttgcttTTGTGCATGATGAGTATGGAGTGTGCATGACCggtttgtcttattttgatcccaaaaacaagaaaatggcCCATTCCCGTCAATTttgggaaatgggaaaatagGTTCCCTCCCTTGTCTCTGGTCACTTGTGTTCTTTCTATGTTTCAGTCGGAAATGGATCCTCTCAGGATCTCTTCATCCTAATCCTCTGTATCAAACAATATGGGTcattcaaatttgatctaacggttaaagttattataacttttaaagtgagtCTGTGTTTTTaatcgttgaatcaaatttcaagggttcaAATTATTTGATTAGAAGGATTAGGTGCTCCGGATCCCTTTCCATTTCAGTCAAATTGTATACCAAAGGAATTTTAATAGAATGACAGCAGCTGCtgctgctctctctctcctccaattCCTCTTCCTAGATCCTAACCAATTTTTGCAAAGGAAAAAGGCCTCCTACTTTTATCAGCTAAACTCTTTCTACCCTCTCTGGAGCTTCTAAGAGAAATAAGGCTTGAGAAACAGAGTGAAAGAGAGTTGTGGGTGGGGGGTTTAAGTGGTTGAGTCTCTTTTGCTGCAATCTTGGTCTCTTTGGGGGGTCactgatagacgcatatttatgcgacttaattaactagttttcttgcatttacgttattagttcttagttattttagtactttaagccattttcgtgtgtttgtaggtccaaagggctaaggtagcaagaaagtgcattttggtgcattttggagcagttttgagcttggaatggattacatatgatatgagcaagatggatggacgaatttgaagacaaaagaggctaggaacatgctaaaaatctggtgaaacaaatacaagttgcaagaagggataaatttctagaaggattggccaaaacttcactcaaaaccatgcataccccataaaattcatcaatgtcgtggccttccctttgttttacttccaccagattttttagtgatgatgcaatgcctatctcactatgacatttgagtggatgatgtaatgcttaactcaccatgacatttgagtggatgatgcaatgcttaactcaccatgacatgtgagtggatgactcaaaacctaccctcaccaacaattctccaccttgccatgccttacctacttcattccaccagatttttgcattaaacatgtccatcctcttcctataaataccatggcagcaacctcattcaaatcatccagaaattaaccattctccaagcctttccttgcctctcctacatatctaaaccccttcccatccattcctccaaataaccaacccttcaacatcattccaaccttgttgtggcggcaaggagaaggagaaaagtccttggacccgcttgctatccaacatggatcgttggaacgtttaggtgctttcttccctttgtttttcaatggttaaatttgtttatctttgttttgtaataatgaggaactaaaccccccttggctagggggggattcaaaaccatgtttatgcttgctatatgatttgattacttccaattgcgtttcttgaattgtgaattcaatttacttatccgttcgtataaaaactaatttgtgtatgttggttgagagtgcacgcttaattttcatgcatgaatttgacgctagaatataagggagtttcacctaatcgttatgaacttatattcacaagtagtgaaggttgctagtcacaatcacgttaagtaaattcttggcataagtttcatgcaaatcatagtaacgagtgcctcgtcaatgcttatgtttttcatagaacttaatgattcttgcttgtatctctattatgcaattcatgtagggaacttgtagggaatgttttgggttgtcgtatgcaatcatccaatctaataacttgttgaaaaactgagagttaattagtgcaattcacggtaatttggggcgttgagtattcataacttatcgaagagcaattggaaatcattttgtatgcaagcaagacatgtgtggagaagaaccccttagctagccttccattatccattcaacccaaatttgtttaaaatctatttaagtttttagtttattcgtttttactttcaacttcaccaaactcaaatctcccttttactttcttgttttaaaatcttttgtttacatttttaagtttgtttctttttgtttttgagtcagtttagaggttttagcaagccctcctaatccctggtttagaacgatccctacttacatactttgctacaattgtcaaaagagggtttaatttgtgtgtcaagtaattctcacatcaaattttggcgccgttgccggggattagcaactttgctaaatccccattgtttctttttatttcttttttgtgtgttttaattttagttttaatttaattttgtttatttcaggtactagtttatgactcgtagttctcaacctgttcgtACACATATATCGGAGTTTGacgacaattttgaacgaactttgagaaggaaaaggaaagtaccagaacctaatccacctagttctagttctgaatccgaatttgaagaaaaggaggaggcagaaaaagacatggaggtggacaatcgaacaatcaaagaactttcagcttcgggattggacaatgccgcacctctatgcatCTAATACCCCGCAACAGCCCGAGGAAAGacagaagaatttgaattgaagtcaagcttgttacaccacattccgaagtaccatgggttgtccatggaagatcctaacaaacacttgaaagaattcgaggtggtgtgttcgagcatgacccctgtcaatgtcgatgggagtattttgaagatgaaagccttccctttctctctcttggaaaaggcgaaggattggttgtacgaattggcgcccggaaccgtcacatcatgggaaagcatgaaacgggccttcttggagaagtttttcccaacttctcgagtcatcctcctacggaaaaggataagtggaattcaacaagaggaaggtgaatcttttcctacttattatgaacgttttaaatctcttgttgcttcttgtccacagcatcagatgaaggaggaacttcttttgcaatacttctacgaggggctactacctatcgaacgtcaaatgctagatgcctcggcgggaggagccttggtggacaagacccccacggcagcaaagactttaatttccaaccgtgcgttaaatgctcaacaatacgaaggcgttggacaaaggagtaacccacgaccacatcaagtcaataaggtaagtgccataaccgaacttcaaaatcaaatggctaaccttactactttgctttctcaggtagtggaaggtccaaaagtgcaaaacgtggcagcttgtggcgtgtgttccatgcaaggccaccttacggacaagtgcccacagttgatagaaaatggagggtgggagaccctcaatgccgtgggatttgacaaccaataccaaccaaggaatgaccccttttccaatacttacaatcccggttggcgtgatcatccaaatttcaaatggcgagaaccccaacaaggccaacaacaaagcggattgaggcaacaacccccgggtttctatcaaaagtcgtttgcaccaactcaaccccaagcacaacctgcccaaaaatcaggttcttctattgataatgatcaaatttttaatttactaacttctatggcgcagggaatgcaaaatagggacaaaaaggtggacgagttggagaaacaagtagggcaaattgccgagttcatggggcagtttcgagagcaaggcaagttgcctagctcaaccattgcaaatccaaaaggaggctttgaaaccgtcaatgcaatcatgttgagaagtggtacacaggttggagccaaaccaaaatcatccaaatcaagtcacgatgaggatgaaaagttgctacaagaggaagcacagggaccaaaactcacggccaaggatgaaCAATCCTTGCCACCACCATCTAGCCCTCCTAAGCcgtcccaaaccaccaaggtaagtccaaattcgactttttctagttccattccactaaatgtgccctttcctggcaggtttaggcaatcaaagaaggaagaagccaagaaggacattctagagacctttcggaaagttcaagtcaatattccgctccttgatgcaattaagcaagtcccgaggtatgctcagtttttaaaagaactttgtacatcaaggagaaggattttgaacaaagaggtggtccaagtaagtgagaatgtttctgccatgttacaaaggaaattaccccctaaatgcaaagatccgggtagttttacaattccgtgcgttattggcaagactaagtttgaacaatgcatgttagacttaggggcttcgattaatgttatgtcatactctatttatgcatctatgaacttaggtgagcttaaaaacgatggtgtgattattcaattagccgatcgttctaatgcatatccaaagggtgttttggaagatgtgttggtgcaggtgggcaatttgatttttccagcggacttttacgtgcttgacatggaggattcaccctattctaccccattgccgatactATTAGGGTGGCCCTTCATGAAGacagcccaaaccaagattgatgtggctaagggagagttaacaatggagtttggtgatgaattgattaaattcaaagttcctgaatatgttaagaatcctaatgatgttcgttcttgttttgcaatagatgtgattaaacatgtggggaaggaacattcatgcgcaccaatcaagaaggatgtccctagatgcatcatcgaagagggtattggagtggagcatacaaaacatgtcattacacccaaaataccaaatctggccgagagcaccacctttgctgccccttttgagtcttcatctacatgcattggtaagcctcctcctctaattccaattcccatttccactaataGGTTATTGCCTTCTGTGGTGAAGGTACCAAATCGAATCCATGATTATGGGAGTTTTTACTTTGACCTTGGGAAGCTCAATGCCACAATCTGGGACCATCATTATCCCTGCCATACATAGACCCAATGCATGAGTATTTCAAGGAGCATGTcatggaggatgtacccctccatgccgtggcacctagtcaagcttaaacggaggtaccgtccggctggaagacgttaaagaaagcgcttcgtgggaggcaacccatgcattcgacaaaggaaggcctagagagcactccaattccagatttgcgttcctaaacccttctctttgttgtttaattagtttctgccatatttagtttgttagtgtttgtttgtttgtttgtttatgtgtttttgtgttagttatgctttgaaacattgaggacaatgtttggtttaagtgtgggggggggtaaccaaagtgttttgatgcaaattcgtagggttttctcactcatacttcccaatgttgtttcttgctgtttttaggtgtttttaggctgttttggtgagTTTTAGTGTGTGCTGACTTATAACTCCGAaactcacataaaaatttgaaaaattgctttgcaaaacccaaaaagagttgtttttgtgtgtttgtttgtgtcttagggtaccttccaacacaatgatgaggatttggtttgtaatttcatggctgttaaagagagtgattaacatggatgaaagtttgatttactctttgtttatgcttggttgtggttataacttatgaatttacatgcaatcttaaaggaaaaatcagtttttgtaacatgcttgaaggaaagaactcaaactaacgctacaaccttgtgagacttgagcctaaacgtttatttggagagttaataatctgtgatttattgttttctaagtcgttgcatgatctcattattctttgcttggttactacttagaaggcgtttcatcatttagttccaaatgctagaactcatacccatttcattcaaagcatgtcattgatttgcataacacatattcaagataaagttgtgtagtgaccaccaccataaccaaaaagccgtgaatcccctatgtcattatgttttgtacgttttaaccccgttgagctttgtgagccttttctttgtaacccacattaccctcacctagcttagattaggaccatccattaaccttgttcttaaagcgtagtaaagcatgattcaaattgaattcctttgtggcagaaaacaagtgtaggggaagtgtttttcatgaggaattaTGTGCCATTGGCACgggtaaaaagaaagaaaacagaaaagaaaaatgtgaaaagaatgcgaaaagagttgaaaagaagtgaaaaagagttctaaagtgttgtttgatgaagaaggggtccaaaacaatgaattcgaccctaaggagttgtttaaatcttccccttgtgttttaaagctaatttctgcaatctaagtaaattctaagtctcaatttcattactttgcttactatcactttaagaacgtttgttttccttatcctttctttgttagccaataccccaagccccgttacaacccttgacttctatcttgagtgttatgtgtttcaatttgtggagattgaacttggtatgagcatatggtcactggttctcgcatctaagtagtagcattccattcatgagatcatatctcaacatgcttattaactctagaaattgtgttctttgttatacatatatgtgagcattcgtttttatatctacatcaattctctcacatataactagtatagggtgtgtagttagaaaatctgagtgaaaatagagtgcatatcttgtaaggattgagggaattctctaaggcatgttactacattcaaaacattgttttaattggttaattgtgaattagtaagtagtgactatgattaagtatgtgcttaagtgttaaATTGACTCCATTATGTGGGAAtgataatctttaacatgtcatgtgcattggaaatccctaaggcaaacgttggaaggtttaggttgtttttgtttgtttggtttcgttttgtttttttttatgttttattttttttattttgctcgaggactagcaatagctaagtgtgggggaatttgatagacgcatatttatgcgacttagttaactagttttcttgcatttacgttattagttcttagttattttagtactttaagccattttcgtatgtttgtaggtccaaagggctaaggtagcaagaaagtgcattttggtgcattttggagcagttttgagcttggaatggattacatatgatatgagcaagatggatggacgaatttgaagacaaaagaggctaggaacatgctaaaaatctggtgaaacaaatacaagttgcaagaagggataaatttctagaaggattggccaaaacttcactcaaaaccatgcataccccataaaattcatcaatgccgtggccttccctttgttttacttccaccagattttttagtgatgatgcaatgcctatctcactatgacatttgagtggatgatgtaatgcttaactcaccatgacatttgagtggatgatgcaatgcttaactcaccatgacatgtgagtggatgactcaaaacctaccctcaccaacaattctccaccttgccatgccttacctacttcattccaccagatttttgcattaaacatgtccatcctcttcctataaataccatggcagcaacctcattcaaatcatccagaaattaaccattctccaagcctttccttgcctctcctacatatctaaaccccttcccatccattcctccaaataaccaacccttcaacatcattccaaccttgttgtggcggcaaggagaaggagaaaagtccttggacccgcttgctatccaacatggatcgttggaacgtttaggtgctttcttccctttgtttttcaatggttaaatttgtttatctttgttttgtaataatgaggaactaaaccccccttggctagggggggattcaaaaccatgtttatgcttgctatatgatttgattacttccaattgcgtttcttgaattgtgaattcaatttacttatccgttcgtataaaaactaatttgtgtatgttggttgagagtgcacgcttaattttcatgcatgaatttgacgctagaatataagggagtttcacctaatcgttatgaacttatattcacaagtagtgaaggttgctagtcacaatcacgttaagtaaattcttggcataagtttcatgcaaatcatagtaacgagtgcctcgtcaatgcttatgtttttcatagaacttaatgattcttgcttgtatctctattatgcaattcatgtagggaacttgtagggaatgttttgggttgtcgtatgcaatcatccaatctaataacttgttgaaaaactgagagttaattagtgcaattcacggtaatttggggcgttgagtattcataacttatcgaagagcaattggaaatcattttgtatgcaagcaagacatgtgtggagaagaaccccttagctagccttccattatccattcaacccaaatttgtttaaaatctatttaagtttttagtttattcgtttttactttcaacttcaccaaactcaaatctcccttttactttcttgttttaaaatcttttgtttacatttttaagtttgtttctttttgtttttgagtcagtttagaggttttagcaagccctcctaatccccggtttagaacgatccctacttacatactttgctacaattgtcaaaagagggtttaatttgtgtgtcaagtaagtCACAGAAGAACCAAAAAGAAGCAGCACAAAAAGGTGAGATTTCTTGCCCTCCTTTCATCTTTGCCTTGGGCCGCCCACCGCTGATACTTTTCTTAGGCGTCCACTATCTCTTTCGGTTTTCTTGTGCCATCTCTGTCGAATCTGATTTGGGTTCGATTCGTTTCTGGAAAAAGATTGCAACGAATTCATCAATTTCTTGATCATTTATGAATTGGGCCTCTTTCGATTTTCGAGTTTACTTCTTATAATTAACAATTAGGTTCTGGTCATACTGTAGGGTGTTTTTAAGTTCTAATTTGGGGCGATGCTTTTCAGTTCTGATTTTGTTTCCGGTATTAGATATTTGATTGGGTTACTGGTTGTGTGTATTAGTTCGGATTGTTGTTATATACTCCTGAGGCATGGCTGGAATCGTTGTGTCGAAGTATGATCATAGCCCTGTGCACAAGGCCATAGTCACGAGGGATTATGCCGGTCTCAGGAGGATTCTAGCTGGCCTCCCGCGGCTTTGTGACCCTGCTGAGATTCGAACTGAATCAGCTTCATTAGCTGAGGAAGAGAAGGCTGATGCCATTGCTGCCGTCATTGACCGGAGAGATGTCCGAAACCATGAAACCCCTCTTCACTTGGCTGTAAAACTTGATGACCAGACAGCAACCGAAATGCTTATGGTTGCCGGTGCGGATTAGAGCTTGCAGAAGGAACATGGATGGAGTGCACTCCAGGAAGCAATTTGCAATATAGAAGAAGCAATTTCCATGATCATAGTTAGGCACTACCTGCCACTGGCTTGGGCAAAATGGTGCAGAAGGTTACCTCGTTTAATTGGAACAATGCGAAGGATGAGGGATTTCTACATGGAAATTACATTCCACTTTGAGAGTTCTGTTATACCTTTCATTTCTAGGATTGCCCCATCAGATACTTGCAAGATCTGGAAATGGGGTGCAAATTTGAGAGCAGATATGACATTGGCTGGTTTTGATGGTTTGAGAATTCAGCGTTCTGATCAGAGTGTTCTTTTCCTCGGTGATAGGTCTGAGGATGGTATGGTGCCTCCCGGGTCACTTTGCATGATCTCGCACAAGGATAAAGAGGTGATGAATGCTTTGGATGGTGCTGGTTCTCAAGCAACTGAAGAAGAGGTTCGGCAAGAGGTGGTTGCAATGTCTCAGACTAACATATTCAGGCCTGGGATTGATGTGACTCAGACAGTACTTTTACCTCAAATGACCTGGAGGCGGCAGGAGAAAACAGAAATGGTTGGCCCGTGGAAGGCCAGGGTATATGATATGCATAATGTGGTTGTGAGTATCAAATCTAGAAGGGGCTATGATTGATGACGAGCTCTTCTCATCCTGTAATGAAAATGAAACAGAAAGTGAGCAGTTTAATGATATTCTGATAGAGGATGAGAGGAGGGAACCTGAAAATGCACTTAAATTGGATTCGTCAGAATTGTCAAACGAAAATGGTGATGGGATTATTGAGCATCGTCATAGTTGTTATGATCACAGGGAGATTCCTATTGAAGATGTTAGCAGTGGTAGAAATGGAGAGAATAAGCAGGAAAAGAAAGGATGGTTTGGTGGATGGAGGAAACGGGGTACTAAAAATGAAGGGCAGAAAAAGATTGTGCCGCCTAGAAGTTCTCTCTGTGTAGATCAGAAGGTGAGTGATCTGCTAGGGGATTCTCTTTCAAGAAATCAAAGTAGACCCGGAAGAAGTAATGTGGACATTATTGTGAAGGGTGATGATCACCGGAGAGGAAGGGATATAAATGCATCTTCTTCCACAAGTTCTGATAACAGGAATCGTCACAAGGGTGCTAGCAAGGAGAATGAGTATAAGAAAGGATTAAGGCCAATACTCTGCCTTTCCCCAAACTTTCCATTACAAACAGAGGAACTGTTGCTGTTACTTGACATTTTAGCAAACAAGGTTAAGGCAATTCGTCGTTTGAGGGAGCTGCTTACAACCAAACTTCCAATGGGTACATTTCCAGTCAAGGTATGCCACCTTCCCATTATCATTTTGTTACCCTATCTGGTTTATGGTTTCCTAGATGCACCTTTattatcttttcctttttatcaaACTTGTTCAAAGAacattttgttattttctttttttaccatGCCTGGTTCTGTTGTAACTGTAAGAGTAGGATGTGCTCTCATCTGACTGCTTAACTATTTTAGGGCTTTTCGTTTGAGCTTGAGGCACCATAGAAACACGGTCATGTTTTAACCCACTTGGTTAGCCTAACCGAGGAGCACGTGTCAACTTTTTAAGAAATGGGGACTCACATTGTAGTTATTGCATAATATGAGATCCGCATGTTGGAAACTTTAGTCAACATATCTATATTTTGTCATAGACATTTGAACCTTATTGTCTAATTATCACCTGACCTTTGGCACATGAACCATGAGTTGATTTTTGTACTCGTGTTTATTCAAGTCCTCAATTGATGCTTTTATGAACTCAGTGGCTCTGCTGCATTCGTcataattaatttcttttaggtcTGAATTTGGTCTAC
Proteins encoded in this window:
- the LOC126597527 gene encoding uncharacterized protein LOC126597527 — protein: MEDPNKHLKEFEVVCSSMTPVNVDGSILKMKAFPFSLLEKAKDWLYELAPGTVTSWESMKRAFLEKFFPTSRVILLRKRISGIQQEEGESFPTYYERFKSLVASCPQHQMKEELLLQYFYEGLLPIERQMLDASAGGALVDKTPTAAKTLISNRALNAQQYEGVGQRSNPRPHQVNKVSAITELQNQMANLTTLLSQVVEGPKVQNVAACGVCSMQGHLTDKCPQLIENGGWETLNAVGFDNQYQPRNDPFSNTYNPGWRDHPNFKWREPQQGQQQSGLRQQPPGFYQKSFAPTQPQAQPAQKSGSSIDNDQIFNLLTSMAQGMQNRDKKVDELEKQVGQIAEFMGQFREQGKLPSSTIANPKGGFETVNAIMLRSGTQVGAKPKSSKSSHDEDEKLLQEEAQGPKLTAKDEQSLPPPSSPPKPSQTTKVSPNSTFSSSIPLNVPFPGRFRQSKKEEAKKDILETFRKVQVNIPLLDAIKQVPRCD